A window of Phycisphaerae bacterium contains these coding sequences:
- a CDS encoding phage tail tape measure protein, whose amino-acid sequence MSNIREETLSLKIDSTGAATGARTFTGATTAVQGGATKAAVAVAGLAKNLGGLYLAYKTLGTIKQSVRDFAAFERQMANVSTMLYRDGAMKYLPAYKQQIRELALEFGEGTETLSKGLYDILSASIDASKAMDVLTVSSRAAQAGLTTTAVAGDAITTILNSYGLSADYAGKVSSDLFETVQRGKLVFGDLASEIGLVAADAASAGVSLEELLAAVATLTRGGLRAPLAVTSLRALINAFRKPSEEGKKAAAELGFEMNVTTLHAQQLSGMLRILAKASNEQLAAIFQNVRGLTGLAVALEQAGGVAEDVGYIMESSGADLEAYSKMADTAAKQFERYHEAMKDVRVTIGEAFAPALARGSKAMADFVKDNQRFLERLASDFEEGAEFTAGVIWDAFELMAQAPAAFLEKLEQVKKALDILPSSARMPIVDPTDPLGGSARGDYGWADQMIRDAAAGNAGPVDFGPLLSRANKPNKRTKPTFTPPGGPTVETGMPTYGRRVREEGLIGGEGAEELSESTLDARDKVDRLNAELVKEMQIIGHLEHSHERAAKMVEYEAAVMEAYGNGTAEARARLAEYNEELDRLEKRKRLVELGEQFGDTWGRAFEDIAVGAQDARQALDALWRDVARMILRQQITEPLSRSISRAFVDYFGGTPAASDVPMGAADISYQTPVAHSGWRVGTMPPSVRDVPWSVFAGAPRLHNGLRWDEYPAILQKDEVVTSAADARAGRNVTLPQPVFNIQNQSSAQVEAQQTGVQFDGRRMIVGMVLKDKRNNGPMARANRRR is encoded by the coding sequence ATGTCGAACATTCGCGAAGAGACGCTAAGCCTAAAGATTGATTCGACCGGCGCGGCAACCGGCGCGAGAACGTTTACGGGGGCGACCACGGCGGTTCAGGGTGGGGCCACCAAGGCGGCTGTGGCCGTGGCGGGACTGGCGAAGAACCTTGGCGGACTCTATCTGGCGTACAAGACGCTGGGCACGATCAAGCAGTCGGTCCGGGACTTTGCGGCGTTCGAGCGGCAGATGGCCAACGTCTCGACCATGCTCTATCGCGACGGGGCAATGAAGTACCTGCCGGCGTACAAGCAGCAGATTCGCGAGTTGGCGTTGGAGTTTGGTGAGGGGACAGAGACCCTGAGCAAGGGTCTGTACGACATCCTGTCGGCGTCGATTGACGCCTCTAAGGCGATGGATGTGTTGACCGTGTCGTCGCGTGCGGCGCAGGCGGGATTGACGACGACGGCGGTGGCGGGCGATGCGATTACGACGATCCTCAATTCGTACGGCCTGTCGGCGGACTATGCGGGCAAGGTGTCGAGCGACCTGTTTGAGACGGTCCAGCGGGGCAAGCTGGTCTTTGGTGATCTGGCGTCGGAGATCGGCTTGGTGGCGGCGGATGCGGCGTCGGCGGGGGTGTCCCTGGAGGAACTGCTGGCGGCGGTGGCGACGTTGACCAGGGGCGGGTTGAGAGCGCCGTTGGCGGTGACATCGCTGAGGGCGCTGATTAACGCCTTCCGAAAGCCTTCGGAGGAAGGCAAGAAGGCGGCGGCGGAGCTTGGGTTCGAGATGAATGTCACGACGCTGCACGCCCAGCAGTTGTCGGGCATGTTGCGCATACTGGCAAAGGCGAGCAATGAACAACTGGCGGCGATCTTCCAGAACGTGCGCGGACTGACGGGTTTGGCGGTTGCCCTGGAGCAGGCGGGGGGCGTGGCGGAGGATGTCGGCTACATCATGGAGTCCTCTGGGGCGGACCTGGAAGCCTACAGCAAGATGGCGGATACGGCCGCCAAGCAATTCGAGCGGTATCACGAGGCCATGAAAGACGTCCGCGTCACGATCGGCGAGGCGTTCGCTCCGGCGCTGGCACGCGGTTCCAAGGCGATGGCCGATTTCGTGAAGGACAATCAGCGGTTTCTGGAGAGATTGGCGAGTGACTTTGAAGAGGGCGCGGAGTTCACCGCCGGGGTGATTTGGGATGCGTTCGAGTTGATGGCGCAAGCGCCGGCGGCGTTCCTGGAGAAGCTGGAACAGGTCAAGAAGGCGCTGGATATTCTGCCGAGTTCGGCACGCATGCCGATCGTGGACCCCACAGACCCATTGGGCGGCAGTGCTCGGGGGGACTATGGCTGGGCTGACCAGATGATCCGCGATGCGGCGGCCGGTAATGCCGGCCCGGTTGACTTCGGCCCGTTGCTGAGTCGTGCCAACAAGCCGAACAAGCGAACGAAGCCCACCTTCACGCCGCCGGGGGGGCCTACGGTGGAAACCGGGATGCCCACCTACGGTCGACGGGTTCGGGAAGAGGGCCTGATTGGCGGCGAGGGGGCGGAGGAACTGTCCGAATCGACGCTGGACGCCCGCGACAAGGTGGACCGGCTCAATGCCGAACTGGTCAAGGAAATGCAGATCATCGGCCACCTGGAACACAGCCACGAGCGGGCGGCGAAGATGGTGGAATACGAGGCGGCGGTCATGGAGGCGTACGGCAACGGGACCGCTGAGGCGAGAGCCAGGCTGGCTGAGTACAACGAAGAACTGGATCGCCTGGAGAAGCGCAAGCGGCTGGTGGAGTTGGGGGAGCAGTTCGGCGATACGTGGGGGCGGGCCTTCGAGGATATCGCGGTGGGGGCGCAGGATGCCCGGCAGGCGCTGGATGCCCTGTGGAGGGATGTGGCCCGGATGATCCTCCGCCAGCAGATCACTGAGCCGTTGTCCAGGAGTATCAGCAGGGCGTTCGTGGACTACTTCGGTGGCACGCCGGCGGCGAGCGATGTGCCGATGGGGGCGGCGGACATCAGCTACCAGACGCCGGTGGCACATAGTGGGTGGCGGGTTGGAACAATGCCGCCTTCCGTGAGGGATGTTCCGTGGAGCGTGTTCGCTGGTGCTCCCCGGTTGCACAACGGTCTTCGGTGGGACGAGTACCCGGCGATCCTTCAGAAAGATGAAGTGGTCACTTCAGCCGCCGATGCACGCGCCGGTCGCAACGTGACCCTGCCGCAGCCGGTGTTCAACATCCAGAACCAGTCGTCCGCCCAGGTGGAGGCGCAGCAGACGGGGGTGCAGTTCGACGGCCGACGGATGATCGTGGGCATGGTGCTCAAGGACAAGCGCAACAACGGCCCGATGGCGCGGGCGAATCGGCGGAGGTAG